The proteins below come from a single Cannabis sativa cultivar Pink pepper isolate KNU-18-1 chromosome 3, ASM2916894v1, whole genome shotgun sequence genomic window:
- the LOC115709632 gene encoding U-box domain-containing protein 19 has protein sequence MIQRSHQNDRRSLNFPAVHPCEAISQGTLLSSLLSLSQAICDFHSKLFASQRRNAREAIRQVGVLLVFFEEVLDRGSILSDSSLLCLSEIHHTFQKIQFLLEDCSREGSRLWILTKCKFVASQFRILFQAVATALDVLPLDSIDVGGEVKELVDLVAKQARRAKFELANDDERVADEVFMIMSQFEKGIEPELRSIKLVLDYLEIRNWSDCNKEIRFLEEEIGYEFPDCKERDVTYLSGLVGLMSYSRGVIFEEFNHHRHHRNSNAEEDQLDTRMNLEGPSFLNPDDFRCPISLELMTDPVTISTGQTYDRVSIQKWLKAGNLTCPKTGERLKNTELVPNSALKRLIQQFCAGNGIALTKLGRNNRDLKGTTVPSCRIAVEAMKFLSEFLVRRLVFGNERQKHKAAYEIRLLANSKINNRSCLIDAGAIPPLLNLLSSSTEACSQENVISGLLKLSKHPNGRVLIVECGGLHEILAVLKHGLSFEAKQTAAAIIFYISTVKEYRKLIGEIPEAIPALLELIKGGTACGKKNAIVAIFGLIFFPKNQKKVIENGTIPILIDILTHSDKPDLVTDSLSVLSTLADNVEGANSILQASALPLFKNTLQSSSSRAAKEHCISTLLSLCNNCGDEVVSVLAKDHSLMDLLYYNTVDGTPFAGKKARSLIKILHKYRETRPVMSSAVQHEQFVRAS, from the coding sequence aTGATTCAAAGATCTCATCAGAATGATCGCCGGAGCTTGAATTTCCCGGCGGTTCATCCCTGCGAAGCAATTTCACAGGGGACTCTGCTAAGCTCACTTCTTTCTCTATCCCAAGCTATATGCGATTTCCACTCCAAGCTCTTCGCATCACAGAGAAGAAACGCCAGAGAAGCTATTCGTCAGGTTGGAGTACTCCTCGTCTTTTTTGAGGAGGTTTTGGACCGAGGCTCGATTCTCTCAGACTCATCGCTCCTCTGCCTCTCCGAAATTCACCATACCTTCCAGAAAATTCAGTTCCTGTTAGAAGATTGCTCCCGTGAAGGTTCCAGGCTATGGATTCTAACCAAGTGCAAGTTTGTCGCATCTCAGTTCAGAATTCTTTTTCAGGCTGTAGCGACGGCTCTGGACGTTCTTCCTCTGGATTCGATCGACGTTGGGGGTGAAGTGAAAGAATTGGTGGATTTGGTGGCTAAGCAAGCGAGGAGAGCAAAGTTTGAGCTAGCCAATGACGACGAACGAGTAGCGGACGAAGTGTTTATGATAATGTCTCAGTTCGAAAAAGGAATTGAACCTGAATTGAGATCGATTAAGCTTGTATTGGACTATCTTGAAATCAGAAACTGGTCTGATTGTAATAAGGAGATTAGATTCTTGGAAGAAGAAATTGGATACGAGTTTCCTGATTGCAAAGAGAGAGACGTTACGTATTTGAGCGGTTTGGTTGGATTGATGAGTTACAGCAGAGGAGTAATTTTTGAAGAATTCAATCATCATCGTCATCATCGAAACTCCAACGCCGAAGAGGATCAATTAGATACAAGGATGAATTTAGAGGGGCCAAGTTTTTTGAATCCAGATGACTTTCGATGCCCGATTTCACTAGAGCTAATGACAGACCCGGTTACTATCTCAACTGGCCAGACCTATGATCGCGTCTCCATTCAAAAGTGGCTCAAAGCAGGAAATCTAACCTGTCCAAAAACAGGGGAGAGACTTAAGAACACAGAATTGGTGCCTAATTCTGCTTTGAAAAGACTTATACAACAGTTCTGCGCAGGTAATGGCATTGCACTTACTAAATTGGGAAGGAACAACCGAGACCTGAAGGGCACAACTGTCCCCTCTTGTCGAATAGCCGTGGAAGCCATGAAATTCCTCTCTGAATTTCTAGTCCGGAGGCTTGTTTTCGGCAATGAGAGGCAGAAACACAAGGCTGCTTACGAGATTCGGTTGCTGGCTAACTCTAAAATCAACAATAGGTCTTGTTTGATCGATGCTGGCGCAATTCCTCCTCTGTTGAATCTTTTGTCATCTTCAACTGAAGCTTGTTCCCAAGAGAATGTAATTTCGGGGTTGTTGAAGCTGTCTAAGCACCCCAATGGCCGTGTATTGATCGTTGAGTGTGGGGGTTTACATGAAATTCTCGCTGTTCTTAAGCATGGTTTGAGCTTTGAAGCAAAACAAACAGCTGCGGCAATAATATTTTACATCTCTACGGTAAAAGAGTACCGAAAACTAATAGGAGAAATACCAGAGGCAATCCCAGCTCTGCTTGAGCTTATAAAGGGAGGAACAGCTTGTGGCAAGAAGAACGCCATCGTCGCCATTTTCGGGCTTATCTTCTTCCCGAAAAACCAgaaaaaggttattgaaaatgGAACAATTCCAATACTTATTGACATTTTAACTCACTCGGACAAACCTGATCTAGTAACAGACTCACTGTCAGTTCTATCAACCTTAGCTGATAACGTAGAAGGAGCCAATTCGATTCTTCAAGCCTCTGCTTTGCCTCTATTCAAGAACACCCTTCAGTCCTCCTCTTCACGTGCCGCCAAAGAGCACTGCATTTCGACCTTACTTTCTCTGTGCAACAATTGCGGAGATGAAGTTGTTTCGGTCTTAGCTAAGGACCATTCACTAATGGACCTACTTTACTACAATACGGTGGATGGAACCCCTTTTGCGGGAAAGAAAGCTCGTTCACTCATCAAAATTCTTCATAAATACCGGGAAACAAGACCAGTCATGAGTTCGGCAGTTCAACACGAACAATTTGTTCGAGCAAGTTAA